A genomic segment from Lignipirellula cremea encodes:
- a CDS encoding IS4 family transposase yields the protein MSGITIRPAQCTFNFGDCVTAFLTQPGLPFASILAAERIRRVFALHGGLFGRIYSTAIVLWAFMGQVLRDGKEASCQSAVSRISSHCLLTRGVGVDPDTRDYCRARAKLPEGALRQLAGEIASNSEQEIDAKFLFKNRHAKLIDGSTFTMADTRANQEAYPQHASQQPGIGFPIARFVVVVSLATACVIDAAIARFQGKETGETALLRQLLHCFAAGDVAVADRFYGNYWVVAFLTLQGVDVCFRKHQKRPTDFRRGRRIGYKDHLITWSRPDRPEWMSEELYAQMPLTIRLREIQYVVERAGRKQSPFVVITTLFQEQGEQEFTSDEIADFYGFRWHAELDLRSIKTHMNLRHLRCKTPAMVHRQFWTTLIAYNAIRLTACCSATLSGVPPRRISFARTCEYVLAGWDLLSGVTSIPAHALLQYSEERLMQIARCLVGNRPGRYEPRVLKKRQTNYGLMVQPRAVLKERLAHGDNSFETK from the coding sequence ATGTCTGGTATAACCATTCGGCCGGCACAATGCACTTTTAATTTTGGCGATTGTGTTACCGCCTTTCTCACCCAGCCGGGCTTGCCGTTCGCTTCGATTCTTGCCGCGGAACGTATTCGCCGCGTGTTTGCTCTGCACGGCGGGTTGTTCGGACGAATCTACTCCACCGCGATCGTGCTCTGGGCGTTTATGGGCCAGGTCTTGCGCGACGGCAAAGAAGCCAGCTGCCAGTCCGCCGTATCGCGAATCAGCAGCCACTGTCTGCTCACCCGTGGAGTCGGCGTCGATCCGGACACGCGCGACTATTGCCGCGCCCGGGCCAAACTGCCCGAAGGGGCGCTGCGGCAACTGGCGGGTGAAATTGCCAGCAACAGTGAGCAGGAAATCGACGCCAAATTCTTGTTCAAGAATCGCCACGCGAAACTGATCGACGGCTCGACGTTCACGATGGCCGACACGCGAGCGAACCAGGAAGCGTATCCCCAGCACGCGTCGCAACAGCCGGGCATCGGCTTCCCGATCGCCCGCTTTGTGGTGGTCGTGTCGCTGGCGACCGCGTGCGTGATCGACGCCGCCATCGCCAGGTTTCAAGGGAAAGAAACAGGCGAAACGGCCTTGCTGCGGCAGTTGCTGCACTGCTTCGCCGCGGGCGACGTCGCCGTGGCCGACCGGTTCTATGGCAATTACTGGGTGGTCGCCTTCTTGACGTTGCAAGGCGTCGACGTCTGCTTTCGCAAACATCAAAAACGTCCTACGGATTTCCGACGCGGACGACGGATAGGATACAAAGATCATCTCATTACCTGGAGCCGCCCCGATCGTCCCGAATGGATGAGTGAAGAACTCTACGCGCAGATGCCATTAACGATACGGTTGCGAGAAATTCAGTATGTCGTTGAGAGAGCCGGCAGAAAACAGTCGCCCTTTGTCGTGATCACGACGTTGTTCCAGGAGCAGGGCGAGCAGGAATTCACCTCTGACGAGATCGCCGATTTCTACGGATTCCGCTGGCATGCGGAGCTCGATCTGCGATCGATCAAAACGCACATGAACCTGCGTCACTTGCGTTGCAAGACGCCGGCGATGGTGCATCGGCAGTTCTGGACGACGCTGATCGCTTACAACGCGATCCGGCTGACGGCCTGCTGTAGTGCGACGCTGTCTGGCGTACCTCCGCGCCGGATCAGCTTCGCCAGGACGTGTGAGTATGTACTGGCCGGCTGGGATCTGCTGTCCGGCGTCACCTCGATTCCGGCGCACGCCCTCCTGCAGTACAGCGAGGAACGGCTCATGCAAATTGCCCGCTGCCTGGTCGGCAACCGTCCCGGCCGATACGAACCCCGCGTGCTGAAAAAGCGACAAACCAACTATGGCCTCATGGTCCAGCCAAGAGCCGTCCTGAAAGAAAGACTCGCCCATGGCGATAACTCGTTTGAGACGAAGTGA
- a CDS encoding DUF433 domain-containing protein, which produces MGRPVVNTVDVCSGAPRIDGSRLTCANVVLSLGLNGMDVEQFLASHSYLDKNDVEECVRYCSQQRCVEDSVLNFCQGCSLDRRANERPDFADAPADAPSVHFSTENDVDPINVWEIAAMEIARWEGRR; this is translated from the coding sequence GTGGGCCGGCCAGTTGTTAATACAGTAGATGTTTGTAGCGGTGCGCCACGCATCGACGGTTCGAGGTTGACCTGTGCCAATGTGGTGCTCTCACTTGGACTAAATGGAATGGACGTTGAGCAGTTCTTAGCAAGCCACTCCTATTTGGATAAGAATGACGTCGAGGAGTGTGTTCGATACTGCAGCCAGCAGCGGTGTGTTGAGGATTCTGTATTGAATTTTTGCCAAGGATGTTCGCTTGACAGAAGAGCGAACGAGCGCCCCGACTTTGCCGATGCGCCTGCCGATGCGCCCAGCGTACATTTCTCAACAGAGAATGATGTCGACCCAATAAACGTCTGGGAAATTGCCGCTATGGAAATCGCGAGATGGGAAGGCAGGAGATAG
- a CDS encoding transposase, producing MILGEVFARFEKEGPIPVMTKAALGAAFTPDRLDQIFADHAVSQRVSELSFSVLVNLMGMVVAKTRKSTNAAYQACKQDISVSVNSVYDKLNGVEPLVSAALVRETATLFRELIEPMNSARPSLLPGYRVRILDGNHPGATQHRIQELRTIAAGPLPGVVLAVLDPQLGLIDDVELAEDGHAQERSLLIELINRLVPGEVWVADRNFCTSVFLQEIALNEAFFVIRQHAANVRWKPTGDRVLRGESETGQVFEQSILITDDFGAKLPARRISVELFQSGRGGEQEIHILSNLPADVDAVTISDTYRTRWSIEAAFNELRLSLNNEINTLGYPPAALFGFSLGLVIFNALAVVKAALRAAHGVEKIEKNFSFYYMADEMSMVWRGMMIAIPEDEWREALSPLTLKQLSKMLVELAGNVRLSAFQKHKRGPKRPPPKRTKRNDQPHVSTAKILAKRKKC from the coding sequence ATGATTCTCGGCGAGGTGTTTGCGCGGTTTGAAAAGGAGGGTCCCATCCCCGTCATGACCAAAGCGGCGCTCGGTGCGGCCTTTACGCCGGATCGGTTGGATCAGATCTTCGCCGACCATGCTGTGTCGCAACGGGTGTCGGAATTGTCGTTTTCGGTGTTGGTCAATTTGATGGGCATGGTGGTCGCCAAAACTCGCAAAAGCACCAACGCCGCTTATCAAGCTTGCAAGCAAGATATCTCCGTCTCCGTGAACAGCGTCTATGACAAACTCAACGGCGTTGAGCCGCTGGTGTCCGCCGCGTTGGTGCGCGAGACGGCGACGCTGTTTCGGGAACTGATCGAGCCGATGAACAGCGCCCGTCCCAGCCTGTTGCCCGGTTATCGCGTGCGCATCCTGGACGGCAATCATCCCGGCGCCACGCAGCATCGCATCCAGGAGTTACGGACCATCGCCGCCGGTCCTTTGCCAGGCGTGGTGCTGGCGGTGCTCGACCCCCAACTCGGTCTCATCGACGATGTGGAACTGGCGGAAGACGGCCATGCGCAAGAGCGTTCGCTGCTGATCGAGTTGATCAATCGCTTGGTGCCAGGCGAGGTGTGGGTCGCCGATCGCAATTTCTGCACGTCGGTGTTCCTCCAAGAGATCGCCTTGAATGAAGCGTTTTTCGTCATTCGGCAACACGCCGCGAATGTCCGCTGGAAGCCCACGGGAGACCGTGTTTTACGGGGCGAAAGCGAAACGGGCCAAGTCTTCGAGCAGTCCATTCTGATCACCGACGACTTTGGCGCCAAGCTGCCGGCTCGCCGCATCAGCGTCGAATTGTTCCAATCGGGCCGTGGCGGAGAACAGGAGATTCACATCCTTTCCAATCTGCCGGCGGACGTCGACGCAGTGACAATCTCTGACACATACCGCACGCGCTGGAGCATTGAAGCCGCCTTCAACGAACTGCGACTGTCGCTCAACAACGAGATCAACACGCTGGGCTATCCGCCGGCGGCGTTATTCGGTTTTAGCCTGGGACTGGTGATTTTCAATGCGTTGGCTGTAGTGAAAGCCGCGCTGCGGGCGGCGCACGGCGTGGAAAAGATTGAGAAGAATTTTTCCTTCTACTACATGGCGGATGAAATGAGCATGGTGTGGCGCGGCATGATGATCGCCATCCCGGAAGATGAATGGCGCGAAGCGCTGTCGCCTTTGACGCTGAAACAGTTATCAAAAATGTTAGTGGAGTTGGCGGGGAACGTGCGTCTATCCGCCTTTCAGAAACACAAACGCGGCCCAAAACGCCCGCCGCCGAAGCGAACCAAACGGAACGACCAACCCCACGTTTCCACCGCCAAAATTCTTGCTAAACGCAAGAAGTGCTAG
- a CDS encoding polymorphic toxin-type HINT domain-containing protein, producing the protein MRAIASNGGHVEFSDAISIFFALTSAAGVMRGMMRSNCFIAGTQVLIADHVIQVAAETSDDLLTLLLPSLTIAAGAATLAGVGLAISRRKKQQDGLPPGGPPRRSTTQNLLENGAKLMDDLVDDVLYGFGASPAPQLAGLPVDWEDLIDDSLRQASQASLPSTTPPSTPPALRRSFPLTEEESTAAPEPAVSPATEDAAAAATTSSISQKSSSWLNGGILLSLLLTLLFGSAWAWTANRDKPAPTVTSQTVYTTRNIEDIKVGDTVVSFNEETGENERKPVTDTFDRVSDHLRILEIETADGEIQTLETTDEHPFFTPLSGWVNAGDLQVGDTVFDHQRQAAIVQRTEYEPHPDGVAVYNFTVDDSHTYYVADANHFTPLLVHNAGVDYGGIAPRAIDGLVDETASQLSRSQRLAQQFNRKLVVLDENVYFMKRELVRQGYQVLKVTPGTSDSAIRTALERSGARFITQNYKDFKGLEGVIRVSGKSRLSDQLTTTMNSLEIARHNPEVFLRMRQIPASGVNLGLVSRALKLAPPPRRCGVTRWLGLQ; encoded by the coding sequence GTGCGAGCAATCGCCAGCAACGGCGGCCATGTCGAATTTTCCGATGCGATCAGCATCTTTTTCGCCCTGACCTCAGCGGCCGGCGTGATGCGCGGCATGATGCGAAGCAACTGCTTCATCGCCGGCACGCAAGTCCTCATTGCGGACCACGTCATCCAGGTCGCCGCCGAGACCAGCGACGACCTGCTCACCCTGCTGCTGCCCAGCCTGACAATCGCCGCCGGCGCTGCTACCCTGGCAGGCGTCGGCCTGGCGATCAGCCGACGGAAGAAGCAGCAAGACGGCCTGCCGCCCGGCGGTCCGCCGCGAAGATCCACCACCCAGAACCTGCTGGAAAACGGCGCGAAACTGATGGACGATCTGGTCGACGACGTACTCTACGGTTTCGGCGCTTCCCCCGCACCGCAACTCGCCGGCTTGCCGGTCGACTGGGAAGATCTCATCGACGACTCACTGCGCCAGGCATCGCAAGCGTCCTTGCCGTCGACAACTCCCCCATCGACACCGCCCGCGCTCCGGCGGTCCTTCCCGCTCACCGAGGAAGAAAGCACCGCGGCTCCCGAGCCGGCCGTCTCCCCGGCGACCGAAGATGCGGCCGCCGCCGCGACGACCTCATCGATTTCCCAGAAGTCCTCTTCCTGGCTGAACGGCGGCATCCTGCTCAGTCTGCTGTTGACCCTGCTCTTCGGCAGCGCCTGGGCCTGGACCGCCAACCGCGACAAACCGGCGCCGACGGTTACTTCCCAGACCGTTTACACCACCAGGAACATCGAAGACATCAAGGTCGGCGACACGGTCGTCAGCTTCAACGAAGAGACTGGCGAAAACGAACGCAAGCCCGTCACCGACACGTTTGACCGCGTCAGCGACCACCTCCGCATCCTCGAAATCGAAACCGCCGACGGCGAGATTCAAACGCTCGAAACGACCGACGAACACCCCTTCTTCACCCCGCTCTCCGGCTGGGTCAACGCCGGCGATCTGCAAGTCGGCGACACGGTTTTCGACCATCAGCGGCAAGCCGCCATCGTCCAGCGAACGGAGTATGAACCGCATCCTGACGGCGTCGCCGTTTACAACTTTACGGTCGACGACTCCCATACCTACTACGTCGCAGACGCAAACCACTTCACACCGCTGCTCGTGCATAATGCTGGCGTTGATTACGGAGGCATCGCTCCTAGGGCGATTGACGGCCTCGTCGATGAAACAGCGAGTCAACTATCACGATCACAGCGGCTTGCTCAGCAGTTCAATCGCAAACTGGTCGTGCTCGACGAGAACGTTTATTTCATGAAGCGAGAGCTGGTTCGGCAGGGATACCAAGTACTAAAAGTAACTCCTGGAACTTCTGATTCTGCGATCCGAACGGCTCTCGAACGGTCGGGTGCTCGATTTATTACACAAAATTACAAAGACTTCAAAGGATTGGAAGGCGTCATCCGAGTCAGCGGAAAAAGCCGATTGAGTGATCAGCTGACAACGACGATGAACAGTCTAGAGATCGCTCGACATAATCCTGAGGTGTTTTTGCGGATGCGGCAGATTCCTGCATCCGGGGTTAATTTAGGTCTAGTTAGCAGGGCTTTAAAGCTAGCACCACCTCCCCGGCGGTGTGGGGTGACGCGTTGGCTCGGATTGCAATAA
- a CDS encoding transposase — protein MILGEVFARFEKEGPIPVMTKAALGAALTPDRLDQIFADHAVSQRVSELSFSVLVNLMGMVVAKTRKSTNAAYQACKQDISVSVNSVYDKLNGVEPLVSAALVRETATLFRELIEPMNSARPSLLPGYRVRILDGNHPGATQHRIQELRTIAAGPLPGVVLAVLDPQLGLIDDVELAEDGHAQERSLLIELINRLVPGEVWVADRNFCTSVFLQEIALNEAFFVIRQHAANVRWKPTGDRVLRGESETGQVFEQSILITDDFGAKLPARRISVELFQSGRGGEQEIHILSNLPADVDAVTISDTYRTRWSIEAAFNELRLSLNNEINTLGYPPAALFGFSLGLVIFNALAVVKAALRAAHGVEKIEKNFSFYYMADEMSMVWRGMMIAIPEDEWREALSPLTLKQLSKMLVELAGNVRLSAFQKHKRGPKRPPPKRTKRNDQPHVSTAKILAKRKKC, from the coding sequence ATGATTCTCGGCGAGGTGTTTGCGCGGTTTGAAAAGGAGGGTCCCATCCCCGTCATGACCAAAGCGGCGCTCGGTGCGGCCTTGACGCCGGATCGGTTGGATCAGATCTTCGCCGACCATGCTGTGTCGCAACGGGTGTCGGAATTGTCGTTTTCGGTGTTGGTCAATTTGATGGGCATGGTGGTCGCCAAAACTCGCAAAAGCACCAACGCCGCTTATCAAGCTTGCAAGCAAGATATCTCCGTCTCCGTGAACAGCGTCTATGACAAACTCAACGGCGTTGAGCCGCTGGTGTCCGCCGCGTTGGTGCGCGAGACGGCGACGCTGTTTCGGGAACTGATCGAGCCGATGAACAGCGCCCGTCCCAGCCTGTTGCCCGGTTATCGCGTGCGCATCCTGGACGGCAATCATCCCGGCGCCACGCAGCATCGCATCCAGGAGTTACGGACCATCGCCGCCGGTCCTTTGCCAGGCGTGGTGCTGGCGGTGCTCGACCCCCAACTCGGTCTCATCGACGATGTGGAACTGGCGGAAGACGGCCATGCGCAAGAGCGTTCGCTGCTGATCGAGTTGATCAATCGCTTGGTGCCAGGCGAGGTGTGGGTCGCCGATCGCAATTTCTGCACGTCGGTGTTCCTCCAAGAGATCGCCTTGAATGAAGCGTTTTTCGTCATTCGGCAACACGCCGCGAATGTCCGCTGGAAGCCCACGGGAGACCGTGTTTTACGGGGCGAAAGCGAAACGGGCCAAGTCTTCGAGCAGTCCATTCTGATCACCGACGACTTTGGCGCCAAGCTGCCGGCTCGCCGCATCAGCGTCGAATTGTTCCAATCGGGCCGTGGCGGAGAACAGGAGATTCACATCCTTTCCAATCTGCCGGCGGACGTCGACGCAGTGACAATCTCTGACACATACCGCACGCGCTGGAGCATTGAAGCCGCCTTCAACGAACTGCGACTGTCGCTCAACAACGAGATCAACACGCTGGGCTATCCGCCGGCGGCGTTATTCGGTTTTAGCCTGGGACTGGTGATTTTCAATGCGTTGGCTGTAGTGAAAGCCGCGCTGCGGGCGGCGCACGGCGTGGAAAAGATTGAGAAGAATTTTTCCTTCTACTACATGGCGGATGAAATGAGCATGGTGTGGCGCGGCATGATGATCGCCATCCCGGAAGATGAATGGCGCGAAGCGCTGTCGCCTTTGACGCTGAAACAGTTATCAAAAATGTTAGTGGAGTTGGCGGGGAACGTGCGTCTATCCGCCTTTCAGAAACACAAACGCGGCCCAAAACGCCCGCCGCCGAAGCGAACCAAACGGAACGACCAACCCCACGTTTCCACCGCCAAAATTCTTGCTAAACGCAAGAAGTGCTAG
- a CDS encoding polymorphic toxin-type HINT domain-containing protein yields MDAVELAFVTMAVLRMPQCFIAGTQVLVADHVLEVAAETTEDLLALLLPSLTIAAGAATLAGVGLAIHRRKKQQDGLPPGGPPRKSTPQNLLENGAKLMDDLVDDVLYGFGASPTPQLAGLPADWEDLIDDSLRQASQASLPSTTPPSTPPALRRSFPLTEEESTAAADPAVSPATEDAAAAATTSSTSKKSSSWLSSGILLSLLLTLLFGSAWAWNSNRDKPAPVAEQKTVYTTKNIEDIEVGDTVVSYNEATGENELKPVTDTFDRVSDHLRILEIETADGERQTLETTDEHPFFTPLSGWIKAGELKVGDTVLDHQRQTATVRQTIHESHLDGVAVYNFTVADNHTYFAQQIQNKSAAILVHNTDYLAHSKSRWAFKTSDALRTDARLAFRAAYPKLARVAQRLKTRALKLAPPPRRCGVTRWLGLQ; encoded by the coding sequence ATGGATGCGGTGGAACTCGCGTTTGTGACGATGGCCGTCCTGCGTATGCCCCAATGCTTCATCGCGGGCACGCAAGTGCTGGTCGCCGACCACGTGCTGGAGGTCGCCGCCGAAACCACCGAAGATCTGCTTGCCCTGCTGCTGCCCAGCCTGACAATCGCCGCCGGCGCTGCTACGCTGGCAGGCGTCGGCCTGGCGATTCACCGACGGAAGAAGCAGCAAGACGGCCTGCCGCCCGGCGGTCCGCCCCGAAAATCCACGCCCCAGAACCTGCTGGAAAACGGCGCCAAACTGATGGACGATCTAGTCGACGACGTGCTCTACGGTTTCGGCGCTTCCCCCACGCCGCAGCTCGCCGGCCTCCCGGCCGACTGGGAAGACCTCATCGACGACTCACTGCGCCAGGCATCGCAAGCGTCCTTGCCGTCGACAACTCCCCCATCGACACCCCCCGCGCTCCGGCGGTCCTTCCCGCTCACCGAGGAAGAAAGCACCGCGGCTGCCGACCCGGCCGTCTCCCCGGCGACCGAAGATGCGGCCGCCGCCGCGACGACCTCATCGACTTCCAAGAAGTCCTCTTCCTGGCTGAGCAGCGGCATCCTGCTCAGTCTGCTGTTGACGCTGCTCTTCGGCAGCGCCTGGGCCTGGAATTCCAACCGCGACAAGCCGGCGCCGGTCGCCGAGCAAAAGACCGTCTACACCACCAAGAACATTGAAGATATCGAGGTCGGCGACACCGTCGTCAGCTACAACGAAGCCACCGGCGAAAACGAACTCAAGCCAGTCACCGACACCTTTGACCGAGTCAGCGACCACCTCCGCATTCTGGAGATCGAAACCGCCGATGGCGAGCGACAAACGCTAGAAACGACCGACGAACACCCGTTCTTCACACCCCTCTCCGGCTGGATCAAGGCGGGCGAGCTCAAAGTCGGCGACACCGTTCTCGACCACCAGCGGCAAACCGCCACCGTCCGCCAAACAATTCACGAATCGCACCTCGACGGCGTTGCTGTTTATAACTTCACAGTAGCGGACAACCACACCTATTTCGCACAGCAAATTCAAAACAAGTCTGCGGCGATTTTAGTCCATAACACGGATTACTTGGCACATTCCAAGTCCAGGTGGGCATTTAAAACGTCGGATGCATTGCGGACGGATGCCAGGCTTGCATTCCGCGCAGCATATCCAAAACTGGCTAGAGTGGCACAACGGCTAAAGACCAGGGCTTTAAAGCTAGCACCACCTCCCCGGCGGTGTGGGGTGACGCGTTGGCTCGGATTGCAATAA
- a CDS encoding ATP-binding protein gives MQDFEKLGAFYLGKQYDMGEKKRLDDLLLYDAKDLTTHGMCVGMTGSGKTGLCLSLLEEAAIDGIPAIAIDPKGDLGNLMLTFPGLTAEEFRPWIDEGEALRQGLSADEYAAHTAAQWKEGLAEWGQDGARIERLKQAADVAIYTPGGGAGLQLTVLRSFSAPGPAVVADGEAFRDLISGAVSGLLALLKIDADPIRSREFILLSNILDAAWKTGRNLTLPQLIHSIQSPPFEKVGFIDLESFYPQKDRFELAMALNNLLASPAFASWMEGEPLDIQKLLYTPEGRPRLAILSIAHLTDAERMFFVTILLNELVAWMRNQPGSNSLRALLYMDEVFSYFPPTANPPSKKPMLTLLKQARAYGLGVMLATQNPVDLDYKGLSNMGTWFLGRLQTERDKMRVLEGLEGAAADSGVRFDRSAMEATLAGLGNRVFLMHNVHEDGPVVFQTRWALSYLRGPLSKPQIEKLMAPRKAGASAAPPGARSASAAAASTAAASGGDSFLDSLVPVRAPAPTSRASGPAVEVPPPATKPVLPPEVEQAYLPVRERVAPGEQLVYVGAILGEAKVHFVKSTYKVDDWVEFKKLKTLDVDSDSVDWSDAEPMEEGFELETKGDLDGSYQDLPKTVSSRGMKKWESELKSALYRDETLSVWKCTALKEYSELAECEGDFRIRLSQAAREYRDLQIEKLRSKYASKLDTLQERIRKAEQAVDRERGQYRSSQVSTAVSFGTSILGALFGRKLTSVTNVTRAGSSMRAAGRTAQQYSDISRAQEDVEKLKREYQELEDEARKETDAIQESFNPQEMELEELEVTPRKSDITIERILLLWTPWIRQSDGHLHKAH, from the coding sequence ATGCAGGATTTTGAAAAACTCGGGGCGTTTTACCTGGGCAAGCAGTACGACATGGGCGAGAAAAAACGGCTGGACGACCTGCTGCTGTACGACGCCAAAGATCTCACTACCCATGGCATGTGCGTCGGTATGACCGGCAGCGGCAAAACGGGCCTGTGCCTGAGCCTGCTGGAAGAAGCGGCCATCGATGGCATCCCGGCGATCGCGATTGATCCCAAAGGCGACCTGGGCAATCTCATGCTCACCTTTCCCGGTTTGACGGCCGAGGAATTTCGCCCCTGGATCGACGAAGGCGAAGCGCTCCGCCAGGGGTTGTCGGCCGACGAGTACGCCGCGCACACCGCCGCCCAGTGGAAAGAAGGCCTGGCCGAATGGGGCCAGGACGGCGCCCGGATCGAGCGGCTGAAACAGGCGGCCGATGTGGCCATCTACACGCCTGGCGGCGGAGCCGGCCTGCAGCTGACTGTGCTGCGGTCGTTCTCGGCCCCCGGTCCCGCGGTGGTGGCCGACGGCGAGGCCTTTCGCGATTTGATCTCCGGCGCCGTTTCAGGGTTGCTCGCGCTGCTGAAGATCGACGCCGACCCGATCCGCAGCCGGGAGTTCATCCTGCTGTCGAACATTCTCGACGCCGCCTGGAAAACGGGCCGCAACCTGACGCTGCCGCAGCTGATCCACTCCATCCAGTCGCCGCCGTTTGAGAAAGTCGGCTTCATCGACCTGGAGTCGTTCTACCCGCAAAAGGATCGCTTCGAGCTGGCGATGGCGCTCAACAACCTGCTGGCCTCGCCGGCCTTCGCTAGTTGGATGGAAGGGGAGCCGCTTGATATCCAGAAGCTGCTCTACACGCCGGAGGGACGTCCCCGCCTGGCGATCCTGTCGATCGCCCATCTGACCGACGCGGAGCGGATGTTCTTCGTCACCATCCTGCTTAACGAGCTGGTCGCCTGGATGCGGAACCAGCCGGGCTCCAACAGTCTGCGGGCTCTGCTCTATATGGACGAGGTGTTTAGCTACTTCCCGCCGACCGCCAATCCGCCGTCGAAAAAGCCGATGCTCACACTGCTCAAACAGGCTCGAGCTTACGGCCTGGGCGTCATGCTGGCGACCCAGAACCCGGTCGACCTGGACTATAAAGGCCTGTCGAATATGGGCACCTGGTTCCTTGGCCGGCTGCAGACCGAGCGGGATAAAATGCGGGTGCTCGAAGGGCTCGAAGGCGCCGCCGCGGACTCGGGCGTACGCTTCGATCGGTCCGCCATGGAAGCGACGCTCGCCGGCCTGGGGAACCGCGTGTTCCTGATGCATAACGTGCATGAGGACGGCCCGGTCGTCTTTCAAACCCGCTGGGCCCTGTCGTATCTCCGCGGCCCGCTCAGCAAACCGCAAATCGAAAAACTCATGGCTCCCCGTAAAGCCGGCGCCAGTGCTGCCCCGCCGGGCGCCCGATCGGCGAGCGCCGCGGCCGCATCGACTGCCGCAGCATCCGGAGGCGATTCGTTTCTGGATTCGCTGGTTCCCGTGCGAGCTCCAGCCCCGACCAGCCGCGCCAGCGGCCCGGCCGTCGAGGTTCCGCCGCCGGCGACGAAGCCTGTGCTGCCGCCCGAGGTGGAGCAGGCGTATCTGCCGGTGCGGGAGCGCGTGGCGCCGGGTGAGCAGCTGGTCTATGTCGGCGCGATCCTGGGCGAGGCGAAGGTCCATTTCGTCAAATCAACTTACAAGGTCGACGACTGGGTCGAGTTCAAAAAGCTGAAAACGCTGGACGTCGATTCCGATAGCGTCGACTGGTCCGACGCCGAACCGATGGAAGAAGGTTTTGAGCTGGAAACCAAAGGCGATCTCGACGGCTCGTACCAGGACCTGCCCAAAACGGTCTCCAGCCGCGGCATGAAGAAGTGGGAAAGCGAACTCAAGTCGGCCCTGTACCGCGATGAAACGCTGTCCGTCTGGAAGTGTACGGCCCTCAAAGAATACTCGGAGCTGGCTGAGTGCGAAGGCGACTTCCGCATCCGGCTGTCGCAAGCCGCCCGCGAGTATCGCGACCTGCAGATCGAGAAACTGCGCAGCAAATACGCGTCAAAGCTGGATACGCTGCAGGAGCGGATCCGCAAGGCCGAGCAGGCCGTGGACCGGGAGCGGGGCCAGTACCGCTCCAGCCAGGTGTCGACCGCCGTCAGCTTTGGCACCTCCATCCTGGGCGCGCTCTTCGGCCGCAAGCTCACCAGCGTGACCAATGTCACCCGGGCCGGCTCCTCGATGCGCGCCGCCGGCCGCACGGCGCAGCAGTACAGCGACATCTCCCGCGCCCAGGAAGATGTGGAAAAGCTGAAACGCGAGTATCAGGAGCTGGAAGACGAAGCTCGCAAGGAAACTGACGCGATCCAGGAAAGTTTCAACCCGCAAGAGATGGAACTCGAAGAGCTCGAAGTCACGCCGCGCAAGTCCGACATTACGATCGAGCGGATCCTGCTGCTCTGGACGCCCTGGATCCGCCAGTCCGACGGCCATCTGCACAAGGCGCATTAG